Within Wyeomyia smithii strain HCP4-BCI-WySm-NY-G18 chromosome 2, ASM2978416v1, whole genome shotgun sequence, the genomic segment aacaagatatacaacaccggtgcggagaacgaacaGTTGGTCTATATTTGCTGGTTCTAtttaggtttcgctggtgtaaatctagtataaagatgtttcaaaaatagaccaccgctgaagatgcccttagtcctcactatcaaggtaacacagagatgtaagataaacactacatcctatgataaattgaacaattgtccttataaggacaacaaatgaattaatgaagaattaattttgaattagaatacttctctcaagaagttcggctacatagggatgtaaaatgaaaatctaaaactgaaaaaaagagaaaaatttcaaatgcttataaatcggttagctttcgatggatttccttcgtgtttgcagcaatcgattagaaaatcttctaagatttctaccaaatgcatgaaattgcaattttatcattcgaactattgtattcgacctctgattggtcgttataccgcgctttcccaagcacggtcggcagagttatggacctagtaaattgggaatgcatcatttggcctatataagagcttcatcagataataaacaaacatttcatcggatattaaattgaacaactgaaatttgaagaacacaaatgattatttgaagagttaatgttttctcgttttgcgctataaaccaaagttaattatcttcatctacatgcatactctaactattattacgtgtttgcgtcgcttagtgtttggctacggtcatgcagaacgcaaatgacggcgcgatgcgattcggcaagacgaaatctgttgaaatgtatagctctacttcgccttaaaaagagctgtacatttcaccacggtaaggcgaatcgcatcgcgccggcattcgcgttctgcataaccgtagcttttgttccgttcccgtttaatgatgtcgtattaaatgtgcatattacaattcggcagcacttcaacttctcatttgcacaaaatttaaaaatatccaatgaacttcattcaaaatataagacaaaaagaaattacaatactgccaatgaacggtcaacatttatttactagaaaaaatgactgacacgcaagcagccaggttatctttcttgtaaaagtattctacttcaaccttgcggtcgtggctactccgtacctcgtcctgtcaaactgctcgataaataatgaacaaaatgaatttcttttttctcggctttatcgagccctgtcaaaaagttatttacaaaatcaatgcagcatttttctagtagaaacgagacaaatgcagggctgcgaaggtacactgccttcaaaaataactgaaacagtgattttattcagagtgtggtaacattcgagtagttcattttgtaccaacttttttggaagatttcttcctgagtgttacgtatgtctcatGCATGTggtatcaccatccatattacctgatatcccatacaatcgagctgtcaacggatatcacctcggctacatgctatcgcggatatcatgttcgaaaaccaataataaccacatctccagcagttggcaacacggccaacagacatttgacgcaaccctacacgGAAAACGAAAAGTATCCATTTTcattttacgaactaatttcatttttgtcatatgacttacattttaagttttagtaaagcgggcaatgtatgcagtttgcgaggatgcgaaaatgaacgggaatagaaggtgtgacttttaggcttagaaaaaatttaagaaaattttaaaaaatttaagaaaattttttctaagcctaaaagtcacaccttctattcccgttcattttcgcatcctcgcaaactgcatacattgcccgctttactaaaacttaaaatccATTTTCATGTCGGTTTCACTCAACGGCTTCGTTCCGTGCAGGAAGCCAATTTTGAGTAGTTGTAGATTAATTCAATAGAAGGTATGTAGTATTAAGGGTAATAATACGTCAAAAATACCCAACGTTAAGTTCAATCTTTTAAACTATGCCTTGGGTAGATTTCAGTTAGTTTCATTCAATTGAATTAATATTAGtttaaaaaagcgtatcattgaaaaaaatctataaaatctagcTCGAAGCCTACTCACGTACCTTCTAATTTGGTGTAACTTGCTTCATTAATATCCCCTTTAAGTGCCTCCGTTCCTAGCTCCATTCTCACAATGCAATTTTAATCTTCTTTTTAATTGGCGGCTATTATTCAAAAACAGAAGCACAAAAGCACGTTCTTCACTTAACATCACCAATTTAAAACCAAAACCACCAATATCAAAGAAATCTCTGTCACTTTCGCGAAATCAATTTCATCACGCGGGTTAAGAATTTTCAAccagtttgatttttcatccaatattGAGTTCAAACTACTCAATGTTGACTTATTGTCAATACACCATCATTAAGTAAAAGCATGTTTAAATAAATTAAGTTGAAATGACTCAGCGATAGCATTGCAAAACTACCCAACACGTAAGTTGTATAAGGTTTACATCATTTCAAGTAGTTTGTACGCTCTGGTTGGgtagattttgttttccgtgtacaaatttcgcaattcgccttgcatgcgagaaaaaaggaaggaaatatttctgctattttcatcccgtacattttgacaattgcatatgcgagttcgcgttggtgccagccaactagctgacatctctatcctaatcccatgCACACGAGAAATAACCTAACTTTTCTAACACTTCCCACGGGTTTTTTTAAAGGTGTTCCATCCACTTTTAATGTGATAgaaattcgggttattcgcgttgaaagagatttcgaaggctgttcgcacctacgtgaactctcatatgcaattgtcaaaatgtgcgtgatgacaaaagcaaaaatatttccttccttctttttgcatgcaaaaaccaaacaaatatcagcaacaccgtcaacgcgaatgaaAATGAGtgatacgagtacgaaaaagatGAGAAAACTCTCCGCCTAAAAATTTTCCTCAACGTGGACAAGAATCAGCCACTTTTCCCGGTAAATTATACGTGCATTTTTTCAGAGTGAGATCATTGCACACGagaaataacctcacttttctgacacttcccacgggtttgtttaaAGGTGTTCCATCCACTTTTTATGTGATAGAAATGAAAATGAGtgatacgagtacgaaaaagatgggaaaactctccgcctaaaaattttcctcaactagtggtactaacacattcgtacgtaaaaaggtctataggggcctattcgcgttgacggtgttgctgatatttatttggtttttgcatgcaaaaaagaaggaaggaaatatttttgctcttgtcatcacgcacattttgacaattacatatgagtgttcacgtaggtgcgaacagccttcaaaatctctttcaacgcgaataacccgaatagatcattgcacacgaaaaataacctcacttttctgacacttcccacgggtttgtttacaatgtGTTCCATTCACTTTTTATGTGATAGGAGGGAGTGAAAATGCATGATATGAGTACGAAAAAGATAGGAAAACTCTCCGCCTATGCGAATTCGTTGCTGTGATCTTTTGGTTTATTCTTGGAAACGCAATTTTtaataatgtcgttttcgtttttgcggtgtagctaccccgcggactacactttgtcctatcactgtttttttttacattttccggactatccctgactaccctttttctgtcccggacagtccgcgcaagaaacagagtgcagttttgaagacaccaacacattcacacgtatgtgtcaaaataaaaaaaaaatgtgtcaaaatcggtttgctttgattatcgttcttcgcgtgtctaacatcaggttgaattttatttattttattttgttattttgtcatttttcagtaaattggcaaatttttcgtacagcagcacaaacgcgataaaagacaatggcgataatgaccaaaacaaaagtgacagctacctctggtattatacgcacaccattgcaactgctcggaaagtgtttttttaagctgcaaagcgtagtccgggacgggatagtcctgccgtaaaaacgaattcgacataagacACTTCTATAATAAGTCacccgcgacaactgtcaaatccctttcttcttcttgttttgtgacgtcatcgtgcaatgatctatttaTCATTGCATTCTTGGGCACCCCTCTATCTATATCAAAACTCCTTGACGTCAAATTATCGACAGTGATGTTGatgtgacagataaacgataaataccAGCATATTATATCACCGATGTCAACCAATATCGTATAAAATCGAAatctttttcatgaaaataaagatGTCGAGTAAAATCGTTTTCGCATAGACCCTTTTGTTAATTCATGTTGCAAATTTAATTTCAGCTGTAAATCATACATTTCATATATTTATTTACACTCAGTACTTATTGTACATTAGAAAAACTTGACACCTTCGTTGTCATCGAATGCAATTATTTCACATTTACCCTTAGCTTCTAGCACTTGCAGAGCTTTCTTAAATACATCTTGATTCAACCCGTGAAACTCTTCCCCAGCTGTATTCTCTCCTGCAACTAACTCGTAGATGGTGCATACAGTATTTGTCATACCGTTTGCCACAGCCCAGTCGTAGATAAGCGTGCTCCACTCGTCCAGCGTATGCCAGTAAATCTCCCATTGCTGCTTGCGTTTGTCCACCGCCGCGGCATTACCAGTTTTTACAAGCTCCTCCATTAGCCAGAGTCTCCCCTCGAGGGGCAGTTTTCTTGAAACTGTATCATTAACGAACAGCGGGCTATCCTCGTTAATATTCAACACCGCTTGTTTACAGTGCTTCTGATAGTCCAATATTAGCGATTTCCACGTTGATAACTGCTGCATTTTCGTTTTGGCATGCGACTGAACTCTGAAAAGTTGTTATGCATTTGGTGATTACTTCATTTTCTTTCTCTTTGCTTTATACATACGTAAAAAACGGAGGGAAATTATATTCCCAAGGCCACTGGTATTCTGCCATCCAATAAAAGGAACTATCGTTCGTGAATTACTAATAAAATGTAATgttaaattcgttttttttcctAAGCCATGTTTGTAAACAACATGAATATGCTTCATATGGGACGAACAAAAGCGAAACTGACAATTTGCGTTTTCACTGGGGACTACCTACTTGATTCGTCTACCACTTAGCTTAGCAGAAAACTTCGGTTCTCAAAATAATCATAGACTTAAACCTATTTTCGGAAACTCATTTGTACTCACCAAATGTAACCTGACTCCCAAAGCATATAAAAAATCCCTTTTATGTTTTGGTTTGACAGCATGTCAGACCAAACGAGAGACGCAATTTTTCGGAAATGTGTGCGTGTACCTTTTGCATAACCAACACTTCGCTATGTTGGTCGCCGTTCGCCGCGGTTCTCTCTTGTAGTTAACTTCCCCGTCCAGTCTGTATATTTTGTCCGAGGTAGTTGCTGCTGGACACAGCTGAACGATTCTCGAGTTTGAGACCGCGATCTAATAGAAAACGAGTCATAAAACTACGCCAGTTAGAACAGCTCAACCTGCGATACATACTAATAGAAACTTATGTAGTGATTcgcatcattttttatttgtataaaGCATCAGAGAATTCGCAGAATAATTATTTGAAGCGCGTTTTTCGGGAGGAACAATGTTACTGGTTACTGTTAGCTAACCTGGCAAATGTAGCGGATTTGGCGAGAGTCGTGGCAATTTTTTGGGAGTTTTGCCTTACCTAAAAAAGGAGTAGAAAAAGCAGCATTGCGTGTGTGTGACTTGCGTTAATGCCGtccttggtttttttttgtgtttgcgTCTATACATGTAGTGTACTGTGAAAAATAGTAAAACTTTTAATTTGGTAAAAGATTAACTACTTCTGGAATTTGTGGCTTGCAAATGGACAGTTGAGGTATTCAATGgttatccaaaaaatcgtaGAAAGTGGAAAGtcaaagattttattttgttttccaaCAGGTTCTTGCATGTAGTGTCCGTTGTGAAgaaagaagaaacaaaatggaTGAGTTACAACAGCTGCACCGCTCAGTCGATCACCAATACAGCGATAAAAACCCTGTTGGTAACAACAACAAACCGCTGAAAGACGAGGTAATGCAGGACGCTGGCGTTCACGATGGCAGTGGACACTCGGTTGATAGTGGCTATAATTCATACCAATCGTTCAACGCTTCTTCTTCGGTGGCTCGATCGGTGCTGGCCACAATCGAGGAAGATAATGAGGCGGATACCAGTTTGGACGAACTTCGTTCGTCGGAAACTCCCCTGAGTCAAAATAGTATTCTTACTCCCACTACGGCGGCGAGCATTGAACAAATATCAAACTTTCATCTGACAACACCAAATAGTGCGATGAAAAAGCCACTGGAAAAGCGTATAGTTCTTGCCCGCAAACCTACCTGTCAGAATTTGTTTGTCCAGCGCACTCCAGATAAAACGAAcgatgaaaacaatttttacgATCAAAAAGGTACACCAGTCCGATCTGGTCGGAAATCCACTTTGGGAAGTTTCACACCTCGCAAAAATAAAGCATCTGCCAAAAGGAAACTATCAACCTTTCGGGAGAAACTGTACTCGGATGGTGACAATACTGAAAACCTGCGATCTCAGATTCATTCAAACGATTCCTTGAACGCAGATTGCAAGCAGTTAGAGCAAGAAGACATTTCACCAATTTTCCACTCAAAACGTCGTAGAAATTCCGTgattgatgatcttatacgatCAAGTACACCAAAAACAGCGAGCTTCGAGCAGCGTTCTTTTAATGTTGAAACTCGTGAAAATATCGACCACAATGCATTACCACAAAGAAAAGTGGATGGCTATATGCGTAAGCCGCTCACTCTGCGCAGGTTCCAAAGTTTTAGCCCTAGCAAGATGCACAGTTATCGTGGGCGAGGTTCAATATTGCAGGAACAATCAATGAACACCAATCATAGGGCTCCCCTACAGAGACAAAATGCTTTGGAAGTAATGTCCCCACGGAATACTGTTAGACCTTCCACCATTACTACTACACAAAAAGCATCCGTAAAATCTACAGATAAAGCAAAGTCGACAAAAACTGTCGATATAGTTCCAGCAAAGACAGAAAGTATCAGTGCCTTGCTAGATGCTCCGTTGCTGCCATTGCAATCGAGTTCCGTTGACAATTTAAAAGAAGCAGATTTAGACCGGGAAATAACGCAGCTTCCATCGTTTGATGACTTTAGCTTAACTCCCTGCAAAGCCAACATCACGGCAGCTGCTTGTCCACAAGATTCCATACTGCGTGAGGCGCCGGTGCGTAAACCAGCATGCATGATAACCTCGATTTTGGATAATGATTCTGCTTTCATCGACTCTCTAAGCATTCCCATAACACCCACCTCTATTGGAAAAAGTACCAAACTGAAACGTTTGTCATCGCGCAGTCTATCGTCCACTAAGAAGGGAAAATCTCGTAGCAAACCGTCGTCTCCAAAGCTTCGCTCGCAACCAGTCATCCCGGGAACATACCGTCGATCTTACGTGGGCGTTGAAAGACTAAATATACTGAAACGGCTGAACGAACAGGATAAAGACGCTCTGGGGATTCTTCTGGATTATCTTGCCGACAGTGACCTGGTTCAAGTAGTGGCAGTTTCGCGCGGATGGCGTTCTATAATTGAATCGCATCGCCGCGTCAGTCGACGATTGCATGATTTTCTGGCTCGCGAATCACACTACAAAGAAAATTTAGATCGAACTGGACTAGCAGAAGTAGCTGCTGCGGACTGCAGTTTCCTGTTGCTGGGAAAATCGGTCAGCAGTGATGGAGCAAAGGAACTGAAGGATTCTGTGGCGGCTACAGCACAAGTGATACACCGTCAGCCGTTCAGTTTGTGCAACTCTATCGATGGCAATAGTTCGGCGCTGGAACAGAGACGCGCCAGCTCGGTACAGAAGTCACCACCCGTTAGTCCATCTAAGAGAAAGTTTCGAGAGAATCAGAAGGTAGGTAGTTTTGGTCGTTACGtattgtaaattttcaaatacactaaggttgctttttacgcgtttttacgcggcttttttacgcggattccggaatttacgcggtttttttttacgctgattccggaacttacgcgttttttttacgcagattccggaattcacgcgtttttttactcggattccggaatttacgcggtattttttttgcccgaatttcggtttcccttcactcggtatgcaaaattaacgatgtctttttacgcggattccggaatttacgcggttttttttacacggattccggaatttacgcggtttttttacgcggattccggaatttacgcgttttttttatcgtatctcccgcgtaaaaagcgactttactgTACTGAACATTACTGCTTTTATGATTTTAGTTGTTGATTTTATGTAGGTAGGaggttaaaatttgaaattgttaCATTATCGAATAATTTCATTTATGGTCTTCTACAAAAGGCTGCAAAATTTGAGAAAAGCGAGTAGAGGTATCTGAAATCTGATCTCAGATATTTCAAACTATAAAAGTTCTTATATTTTCGAGCTTAAAACATTTGATATTTCTCGCatgatttttcaaaaggacctaagtaacattAAGAGACTCTCTTTGTGATAGATACTATttgcatagtacgctaggcttTATTATAACCTTTCGATTTTTGgcgaaaaatttagaaaaaacgTTCATAATGACGCTGTAGTTAACGAAATagagtgagagaggagagaactTTTCGTTGTTACTAAGGTCCCTTTGAAAAGCTACGCGAGATTTAGTTAATTGTAAGGTGTAtagtagactgggacacggttatatgggaaaaaacgatggtgttattttttcgctcccatgcaatttttgtgttccttatggatcctataacaactgtgtaacttttcagatcgatcggtgaaacgcccgatttgcgcccgatttttaaagtttccatacgattttatatggaaaaattcactttttcaaaacttattctctataaattcccagttgggtcctaaaaaatatagatacatgatatttgtaggaaattttcctgggaacaactcttctgaagaccgtaaggcgctacgatgcttgtagaaacagctattcacctcaaactgattgaatgtctgacggacgtcATTagattttactagcaatactgctgcagcatgctgctgttgcaaattcaaccatgtgatgagaaatgatatcgcctaaatttatcttggaggcttccccgaagatactatgagcaaaaatcacactttgaaaattatttccacgcgaaattatttctcatacttaagcaagtctgcaatagcagcatgctgtagcagtgttgctggaaaatgtcaattgtgagccgtccgtcagacattcaatcagtttggggtgaataactgtttctacaagcatcgtagcgccttacggtcttcagaagagttcttcccaggaaaatttcctacaaatatcatgtatcgatatatttttaggacccaactgggaaattatagagaataagttttgaaaaagtagattttcccatataaaatcgtatggaaactttaaaaatcgggcgcaaatcgggcgtttcaccgatcgatctgaaaagttacacagttgttatgggacccatacggaacacgaaaagtgcatgggagctaacatttattttttgtcccaccctagtgtaTAGGTACAAATCTGTACCCACATCAAACAGTTTCTGACCATCTTATTTCTTTGTAAACACATATACAAGTTTCATCTAATGTAGAAGGTCTGTTGCCAATTTAAAACAATAGTTTTGAAAAGTGCATGAGTCTGCACAGAATCTGCAcgaattatttaattattataaaaaCTGGAAACTCGGTGCCtcaagtgcgaaattttgataTATTGCATATTTTATtaattctcgcgtaatttttcaaagggacctaagtaacaatgacagtTTCTCTCCTCtttcactttgtttcgttaattacgtcgtcattatatatattttctaagctttcttccccttaatcgagagatagtaatactgtcttgcttactatgcattgagtgttatgaaatatggaaaaaataacataattattgatcaaagagaaagtaaacaaagagagtttctcaatgttagataggtcgctttgaaaaattacgcgagaattaTGTGACTCattaactaaatttttatttgggTTGGATTGAGCACAGTTCAATAAAGTTTGTTTTCTCGACCAATACTGAGTAGATATCCGAATAATAGTTAAAAATTCGAATGCTAGTTGAATCCAGagataaatatttttctagagaAAACGATAATGATTTTCTTAATTACTTTGCGAGCAGATTTTTTAAATACTGATTGCCTTATGTCCATTTCGTTTTTCGGTGTACATTTGAATGAACTAAAAATGTTTATGCGGACGAAAACGATATTCAGAAAACGTCGCTGCATACGAGCCTTAAAGTAGAAACTCGAAACCTGGGCTGCAGCATAAAAATATCCCCTGAATTGAAGGGAAATTTTTTATTCAAGGCTTTCCAAACAACCAACTGTCAAACGCGCATATGTATGGGTAACAACGCTGTTAGGGGCAGTCGGTTTTGTATATATTGTACGTATACATTTGTTTGGCCTGGAAGAAAAGTGGTGAAATGTAGGTACGCAAAAGTATGTGTCTGGCCGGTAATCATATCGTAATCCAGTAATGTTTTAGCGTCCTGGTCTTTTATTTTGATTGTTCTCAACCCCATACGTCGTTTGTTGTTTGCCGATATGTGATATGAAGTGTAACTGCTAAATTTTACGGTTAAGTTTAAAGTGTAGTATCCACGATGTCTCGAGCAGAATATTATCTAGCGCTGTGTCTTCTGGATGCATTAGATGATCAATGCTTGGAATCGCTCCGAGTGCTGTTGGAAGTGCATAAAGCTAACCCGAACGCTATTGTGTTGGAGAAAAACGTTGCCCCGATTCATCTCGTCATTGGTGTCGAGGATGAGCGGCTTGCGGAACAAATGACCCGCCTCATGCTGCAGCACGGAGCGGATCCAAATCTTAGTACCAACACTGAAGGAATGACTCCTTTGCATGTTGCTGCTAATTTAGGACGAGTGAAGCTGGTTGAGCTTTTGCTGAAAGCTGGCGGTGATATGGATTTGAAGGACGATGAATTGAAAACACCAGTACAGTATGCTGTCGAGGAAGGTCATTATGATGTTATTAAAGCAATGCAGAATTTCGCTTTCGAGAAAAAATTCGAAAAGAAACGGGAACAGATGATGCAGCAGAATCATTCTTCCGGAAATGGGTATGTCAAATGCCTTGGAGGTTATCTCAGGTTGACCACTCCAACAAAGAACTGTTTGAATGCCGTACAAGTTCTTGACGAGAACAAATTGACTCCGAATCGAATTCACTATAATTTTGATGTTACTTCACCATATTACATCAATATAACACATCGAAGGAAAAGTCGCTCAAAAATAGTGAAAGACAACATTAATAAATCCATTATTGAAATTGAGCAAGCTGAGAGGCAAGAAgaggcaaatgaaacacaagaaAGTTCCGACGAGGAAGACATTGTGGTAGGACGGAGAAATTTGTTCGAGCTAACCGAACGAAACTTGACAGATTTTAGTCGGAATATGACTGGTATGGGCCGAAGAACCTCTTTCATTGAGTGTTGGCGGGACAAGGTGTCTGCTTTACGTGTAAAACACAAACTAAGTACGAATCTGCACGACATCGAGCGAATTTTATCAGGTTTTTCAGATGATAGCATCACCGAACAGCcgaaaaaagattttttgcTCGAACACAATAGTGGCAGCAGTAATATTTTCGATTCCGACGCTGAGCAAAATAACTCCTTCCAAACAGCTGTCGAACAAACACATTACGAAGATAGTCTGAAAACAAACGAATTCGCTCGTGAACCGATAACTTCACCAGAATCAGTGATCGTTTCGAAGTCAACCACACGAGAGCCGCACAACGGCATCGTGCAAATCACAGAGGAGTACATCCATACAGATGATGAAGCTGGTTTGGTGTTTTACGAGAAAAAGTTTCTAACTGAACCCACCTCAAAAGGACTAGCAATTTCTGACTATAGACGCAATCCCTCATTATCTAGCCAATCGACTGCACTCACACTGCCCCCACTGGATTACGACACCGATGCTCTACGAGCGGAACTGACAAATTTCGGTGAACCGCCTGGTCCTATTAATAAACACACGAAAAAGTTATATCTTAGAAAGCTAATCAAATATAAACGAGATCCTGAGCGAGCTTTAGTTACAGCCAGGGACAAACAGTATCCTAGTAAGTAAACAATACTACATAGTATGTACTTTGGTTCGGTGTTATGAATCTTTCAATATAATTAGTCTACCTTGTTCGATTTATTAGAAACTACCGTCTTTAGTCAAGGTTGCATATCAATTTTAGGGTGCTTTTTCGCCGCGTGCCGAACGATAACAAACTTATAGTCCCTAAGTAGTACcacaagtttgtcgaatagtgcagtgctctaactcttatgccTGAAGCGAGAGCTCATATGCAATGCAATATTCAGTCAATATTTAGGGTGAATATTATGATATTCACTGCGAATATTAGCTGAGTATcgcactgaatatgggctctcacacttgAGACATAAGAATTAGAGCATTGCTTTCTTCGACAAACTCGTACCATTATTTAAAGACTGCTCGTTTGTCGtacattatgtttcaaaattgtacttgtaGGGCGAGCCATCGGCACGCGGCcaattgaatggaattgacacCTTAGAATTAAATATACAACCTTGTCTTTAGTCTTGCTCAATAGCAAGCGTATTTCTAATAATGACCAATAATTGTTGAAAAATTCCATAATACTCCATTACAACTGCATCGTACAAGCGATCAATCAAAGTAGCACTTCTATTTTGATATGCTTCGTCTTGTAATTCGTCAATtttgttctaaaaaaatattttcgcatTATGCAGATTTCTCGGTAGAGCTTTTGTCTACTGTTCGCAGTGAAGATGTCTTCCGACAGATAGCTGACTATGCTCAACTAGAGGCAGAAATGTCAGTAGA encodes:
- the LOC129723579 gene encoding uncharacterized protein LOC129723579, with the protein product MSRAEYYLALCLLDALDDQCLESLRVLLEVHKANPNAIVLEKNVAPIHLVIGVEDERLAEQMTRLMLQHGADPNLSTNTEGMTPLHVAANLGRVKLVELLLKAGGDMDLKDDELKTPVQYAVEEGHYDVIKAMQNFAFEKKFEKKREQMMQQNHSSGNGYVKCLGGYLRLTTPTKNCLNAVQVLDENKLTPNRIHYNFDVTSPYYINITHRRKSRSKIVKDNINKSIIEIEQAERQEEANETQESSDEEDIVVGRRNLFELTERNLTDFSRNMTGMGRRTSFIECWRDKVSALRVKHKLSTNLHDIERILSGFSDDSITEQPKKDFLLEHNSGSSNIFDSDAEQNNSFQTAVEQTHYEDSLKTNEFAREPITSPESVIVSKSTTREPHNGIVQITEEYIHTDDEAGLVFYEKKFLTEPTSKGLAISDYRRNPSLSSQSTALTLPPLDYDTDALRAELTNFGEPPGPINKHTKKLYLRKLIKYKRDPERALVTARDKQYPNFSVELLSTVRSEDVFRQIADYAQLEAEMSVEFQTTTEKTWREGHLKKSFIYLLIDPRISENLPAQQKLLTPHELWKRFLTSIFYVGKGKSSRPYCHLYDAMKLYQQKSVDQHHLKLPITETQLQIEEEQIIFQSEDRIERVCRASKILNRKQMTDSAKLNRIIDIWRAQRGVICLHVFHSIMPAEAYTREAAIIDAFGVQNLTNLKRGDYYGKALSWPMKRRKQLGILLLYKAMLMFLAEGETQLLPSDLI
- the LOC129723578 gene encoding uncharacterized protein LOC129723578 — protein: MDELQQLHRSVDHQYSDKNPVGNNNKPLKDEVMQDAGVHDGSGHSVDSGYNSYQSFNASSSVARSVLATIEEDNEADTSLDELRSSETPLSQNSILTPTTAASIEQISNFHLTTPNSAMKKPLEKRIVLARKPTCQNLFVQRTPDKTNDENNFYDQKGTPVRSGRKSTLGSFTPRKNKASAKRKLSTFREKLYSDGDNTENLRSQIHSNDSLNADCKQLEQEDISPIFHSKRRRNSVIDDLIRSSTPKTASFEQRSFNVETRENIDHNALPQRKVDGYMRKPLTLRRFQSFSPSKMHSYRGRGSILQEQSMNTNHRAPLQRQNALEVMSPRNTVRPSTITTTQKASVKSTDKAKSTKTVDIVPAKTESISALLDAPLLPLQSSSVDNLKEADLDREITQLPSFDDFSLTPCKANITAAACPQDSILREAPVRKPACMITSILDNDSAFIDSLSIPITPTSIGKSTKLKRLSSRSLSSTKKGKSRSKPSSPKLRSQPVIPGTYRRSYVGVERLNILKRLNEQDKDALGILLDYLADSDLVQVVAVSRGWRSIIESHRRVSRRLHDFLARESHYKENLDRTGLAEVAAADCSFLLLGKSVSSDGAKELKDSVAATAQVIHRQPFSLCNSIDGNSSALEQRRASSVQKSPPVSPSKRKFRENQKIASHLKKSERLKTCPRCEKPSRVVLCRTRLAPGVGNLSPGSVVKVLEKSYTLPDTSSSNNASAASIVSPVSPNKSDRIRRNLFSTSLLPRACSAEARSTPVFRGNATRRRSSADGSANLSASLMERKMLRNGSHQKRDDGSQCDYAVCSGKSCGFVFCIKCLCEYHPDSVCKDLAPNSPSKEDEPAHNVACSKQSRRSLLRLRK
- the LOC129723580 gene encoding vacuolar protein-sorting-associated protein 25, with the protein product MAEYQWPWEYNFPPFFTVQSHAKTKMQQLSTWKSLILDYQKHCKQAVLNINEDSPLFVNDTVSRKLPLEGRLWLMEELVKTGNAAAVDKRKQQWEIYWHTLDEWSTLIYDWAVANGMTNTVCTIYELVAGENTAGEEFHGLNQDVFKKALQVLEAKGKCEIIAFDDNEGVKFF